The DNA window TTCTTAGCTGGTGCTTTTGTTTTGACAGCCTTAACAGGCTTTGGTGCTTTTTTCGGAGCCTTTGTCTCAAACTTCTTTTTGTTTAGTTTGAAAGAACCGTTAGCACCCGTACCCTTTACCTGGATCAGGGTATCGTTCAGAACTAGCGCGCATATAGAATATCGCAGATAGGTTCGTCCATGCTGCTGATCGAACCAGATCACCTCCTTGGCTTTGTTGTAAATCTTCGCCAACGACGAACCATTTCTCTCGCCCAGTTGTTTAATCGCGTCAACCACCAGTACGCTGTACTTCCCTGGGCCCTTTCCCTTGCGCTTCTTCTTCTTGGCTGAGCTGGTGGCTGTAGTCGCTGGTTTTGCTTTTGGTTTAGGTTTGGTGGGTGTCCTTTTCTTTGACTTCGCAGCCACTGGAGTTTCTGCGGCAGGAACCACTTCAGTGTCACTTGCCATTATGTTAAATTAAACAATAGATATGCAAACGAATTGTTATCACAGATCCTGCGTCAAGTTGCTCGGGTGGATATGATCTCTGAAATAAGCCTGGCTAGCCTATATAGCTACCAAGCGGACGTGATTGAAAACAACAACATGGAATGTCATGGTGTGTGCGAAGTTGTGTTTTTTGATACGAGTTTCATTGAGATTTGGGAATATCCGGGACGATTATTACGAGACAAACAACTTTTTATAGGAAGACCAAACGATTACCTATTTGGCGGTTATATGTTCGTACCAGTGTTGGTCGACATTTCCAAGAAAAAAGGGAAAGTGCGGACGGCACCGCACAGTAGTAGTGGCAAACTGGGTGGGGGGACCTACTTTACGAGGTTATGGTTTGAAAATGGTACACAGTTTTACTTTCTATACACTTTTGACTAGTACTTCAGAGTGGGGTAAGTCGTAATTGATAATGGTTTTCTTGGTTAGCCACTTCAGTTTTGGAATATTTTTgatttaatttgtttaaacTAGCACAGTACACGCCCTCGCGTGGCAATCTATTGACAATTCGAGATTTGCACCCATCTCTTCACGCGAGCCTCGAACTGAATTACAAATTGAAACTGCAATAAGAAAGAATCATAACAGACTACAGTTACATTTTATTGTAAGCGATAGTGAGATtgtaccagtgtgtgtgctATCTTATAGACTTCCAAGTCAGTAATGATAAGTCCCCTTAATTGCTTGATCTCAATGGACACCAACTGGAACTAAAGCAACCCCCAAAAAGATTTGCTCTTCATTGCCACTTTGCGGTTTTATACTAATTGGTAAAATATACGGACACTGATTCCACAATGCAGaccatcaatgtttatattcaagAGACACTTTATTATAACTTATTTTGATATCCCAATACTTTTCAACATCATTGGCATAGCACAGTTGCTTTATTAGGAAGTAAAGAGTAATACCAGGGTAAATTCTTGGACTATTTCTTTATAACTCACAGATAAAAAGAGCATCCAATCCCGTTTCATCTCTCAGCATTTTATCTATTACATCTACACACAATAGTAGTACACAATCTGTTAAAAATTAATATTATGCACTTATTAACAAACTTGCCAACCTGAGCTACCAGCAGAGTAAAAGAAACAGTAGCAACAGAGACAGTTATTAGAGAAGAGGTGTATGGCAACAGATCTGTAATTATAGTGTTGAAACAAGATGGCAGACAAATGACATACATCACATACAGTAGTATCAGTAGTACAATTAGGATAATAACATGTTTTATGTCTTAAGTTTTTCTATTGTTGTTGTCTATTTTATGAATATTGCCCCTGTAATGTGATAATTTAGAACAAATCACTGTGCTACCTACTGTACAAAGGGTGTGGACACCAACAGGCATAaaggtgtttgttttgttttttgattAACAGGATCCTTATGGGTTCTGGACAAGGGTGGTAGTCATTATGTTGACCAGCTGACCTCTGTGTATAACATTTAAAGGCAAAGAAAAAAATCAACTCGACAAGGAAAAAGTGCTAACAAATACTCTCCCGACTGGCTTAAGACTTTTGCATCAACAgccaataatacaaataataaaatacaaatcaTTATTTCTCCATAGTCAAACAGGCAAAGGAGATCACTGAGATATGAGAAAATAATGAATATATTTCTATAAGAATAGAAAATGAAGAGGACCAGAAATCACAGGGATTCTGTCCCCAGCCACCCCCTCTCACATTATGTAGGAACAGCCACTGCATCTTCCAGTCACTATTAAAACAATGGCTGCATCTCTCTTAATAGCATTAACAGAAGGGAGTCTGGGGGCAGTTAGAAATACAGGTGAGTGAGCTGTCATTCTTCTCTTAAGAATTTTTTTTGTGCCAGATTCTTTGTGTGTGGAGTGAGTGGGTACTGTGGGTACCGAGTGTGTACACCCATGTGCACTATTACTGGGCAGCTAACGGGATTGTGGTGGGCCGGGAATGAGACATGATCTGTGATGGACCAGAGGAGCAGTTCACTCTGGGGGAGGAGTAGGGACCACAAAGGTACTGAGAGTGGGGTCATGGGGATGTTCCAGTAGGCCAGAGAGAAGATAGTCCTAACACCACTTCAGCAGCTGCAGCTCTCTTGTGAAGGCTTGGCTCTGTCATTCCTGTCCAGTTTAATGGGTTCAGGGAATTCATTATACAACTCCACCTCTGTCTCCtaagaggaaaagggagggagagaagaagaggacatAATAAGTGTGATTCATCCTAAACAATAAATCATCAACCGATATCGCTGCAGAGTTCCAAAGTCTAGTTTGAAAACTAAAATGGTGCTGATGCCAGCGTCTCACCTGTTTGAGGGCATTGCGTGCAATGGTCTGGAAGGCTTGCTCTACATTGATGGCTTCCTTAGCGCTGGTCTCAAAGTAGGGGATGTTGTTCTTACTTTGACACCAGGCCTGGGCCCTCTTGGTTGTCACCTATGTTTGGATGAGAGGAAATATTATGATTTTGGCCACATTCAACATGATGTTACGTAATCAGCCCTCGTATGTCACTTTTGCTAACTTTAGCTCACCTGTCTGTTTTCCAGGTCAATCTTGTTGCCTAGAACAACAAAAGGGAAGTTCTCCGGGTCTCTGGGGCTAGCCTGGATCAGGAACTCATCTCTCCAGCTATCTAAGGTCTTGAAGGTGTTGGGAGCCGTCACATCAAATACCAACACACAGCAGTCCGCCCCACGGTAGAACGCTACCCCCAATGACTGGAACCTCTCCTGCCCGGCTGTGTCCCAGATCTGACCAGGAaggagggaaatggagagagtgGTTTGGAAGGATAGGGGGACATAGGAAACAAGAAgggagaacgtgtgtgtgtgggggaagggGTAGAGAAAAGGAAGATGGTAAATTACGGGAAGTAAGAAGCCAAACTTTAACAGGGAAGATATGAACTATTCTTTGTTTGGTAACATGCTTTGTTTCTTGGCTAGGATTCATTTTAAACTTCCCGATTAGATCACACAGTTGGATGTAGTTCACTATGGTTGTCCTTTAATCAATTTTGAAGCTTGAGGACTGAAGACAAACAATATCAGTAATTGTAAGTCAGTTATCACCAGCTGTGCCTTTGCATGCAAATCACTTGACAGGCACTGACAGCTGCCTATTTTTACATAACTTCTTGAAAATACCATTCCAGAAGAGATGTCTGTTTAACCACGACACACATATCTAGCCAATACTTCACTGTAGCAAGGTCAGCCAGACCGCACGGAGCCAACATCCTGTCACACCTGTAGAGTCTGATCCGAccacatcagacaaacctaatcaaCTCTCTTGACACCCTCAGTATTCCTCCACAAACATGGCATTGGCGGTTCGGTTGGCATATAATCATTGACTGTacaatttctgtctttctggaaGTTAGatcatttcattctgttcattgaaaccgATCTCTCATATCAAATGTataatctaacttgttcataCTATCCATATATACCTTACTTTAATACATTTGTagtcaaatatattttgatgtgTGCCTGTTCACTAATGTTACAattggctctacacttagaacaAATTCAGTCATCCTTAACTCAGACTCTCATTTGATGTATTCCTGGATTTTATGAGGGATGAACCAGAAGTTTCAGTGAGCTAGTGTACCTGCATTGTGACGAGTCGGTCGTCCACCATCACCTCCTTGGTCAAGAAATCTGCTCCTATCGTGGCTTTGTATTGGTTGCTGAACTTCTTGTTCACATACTGGTTCATTAGGGAGGTCTTGCCCACACTTTCACGTAGAGAGAAAGCAGAAGAAGAGAAATACAGAGCAAGATGGGAAGGAAATAATTGTTCAATTAAATGCAATCTATGGGGTCCCAATGCTGGGGTAGAATAACCTTTCAAATCAAAACCTGTGCCCTGCAGGGAAAGACATTTCAGATATTAAAATGTACAATCAGTATAagaaaatatttgaaaatatgtgacCAGGAGAAGACATAATGTAACAGGGAGAAAAGCCACGTTTTGAATATTGAAAACAGATCAAATTAAATTCACAGAGATTGAATCTACAGTTAAAACAAACCACCTAGAGTACTCACCCAGAATCCCCCAGAATGATGACTTTCAGAAGCACTTTCTTCCTGGACGTCATGTTGTCAATCCTGGGGAGAGATCCATGACAACAAGTTAGAAGAGGAATTATGGGTAGGCCGTTGGCTTAATGGGCAGTCAAATACATACTATTTGCAGCATCACAG is part of the Hypomesus transpacificus isolate Combined female chromosome 9, fHypTra1, whole genome shotgun sequence genome and encodes:
- the LOC124470918 gene encoding histone H1.10, which gives rise to MASDTEVVPAAETPVAAKSKKRTPTKPKPKAKPATTATSSAKKKKRKGKGPGKYSVLVVDAIKQLGERNGSSLAKIYNKAKEVIWFDQQHGRTYLRYSICALVLNDTLIQVKGTGANGSFKLNKKKFETKAPKKAPKPVKAVKTKAPAKKAKAAIKTKAKPKASPKKKSTPKKKPAAKPKKLAAKKATPVKSKKPKPKKASKPAAKSPRKK
- the LOC124470919 gene encoding ras-related protein rab7-like; the protein is MTSRKKVLLKVIILGDSGVGKTSLMNQYVNKKFSNQYKATIGADFLTKEVMVDDRLVTMQIWDTAGQERFQSLGVAFYRGADCCVLVFDVTAPNTFKTLDSWRDEFLIQASPRDPENFPFVVLGNKIDLENRQVTTKRAQAWCQSKNNIPYFETSAKEAINVEQAFQTIARNALKQETEVELYNEFPEPIKLDRNDRAKPSQESCSC